The genome window TAGTTTTGATTTGGGGAGCCTGCCCTGGAATGCGCAGCTGGCGATCCACGAATTCAGGCACGTGCAGCAATACAACAATTTTAATGTTGGGGTATCTCACCTGCTGAAAGTGATTTTTGGCGAAGGCGGACAGGCTTTAGGTAACGCACTATCTGTACCCGATTGGTTTTTTGAGGGGGATGCGGTTTTTAACGAAACCCATGTTAGCGAACAGGGGAGGGGCAGGCTTCCGTATTTCTTCAATGGTTTCAGATCATTATGGGCGGAGGGGAAAGATTACAGCTATATGAAGATCCGCAACGGATCTTACCGCGATTTTGTGCCTGACTGGTACCCATTAGGATATATGCAGGTGGCATACGGGCGTGAGCAATACGGTGACGATTTCTGGAAAAAGGTAACGCATGATGCTGCCGCATTTAAAGGTGGCGTTTATCCGATGCAAAGAGCCATAAAAAAGTATTCAGGGAAAACATTTACTCAATTCCGGAATGAAGGACTGGCGCATTTCAGGCAGCAATTTGTTAGTGATACTGCGGGCCGGGACAAGAATACCCCGAAGCACTTTGACGCCGACCGGCAATACCCGGCTTTTGTAAACGATAGTACGGTAATCTATACAAAAAGCAGTTATGATCATGTGCCTGTTTTTGTGATCAGGAATGGCGGTAAAGAAAAAAATATTGGTGTAAGAGGGCTTTCTGTTGATGATTACTTCGATTATCACGATGGGAAGGTAATATATAGCGGGTACCGCCCCGATGCCAGGTGGGGTTACCGCAATTTTAGCGAACTTATTTTATTGGATACAAAAACCGGGAAAGAACAGCGGCTTACCCGGAAAACGAAATACTTTTCACCCTCGTTCAGCAATGACGGCAAAACTATAGTAACCGTAGAAGAGGCTTCATCAGGTAAAAGTGATCTGCATTTAATAAATACTGCTGATGGTAAGCTGCTAGCTGTTATTCCAAACAAACAGAATCTTTATTATACATTCCCGGTATTTTACGGGGATGATAGGGTAATCTCCGCGGTACGGAATTCAAAAGGCAAGATGTCTTTAGCGCTCATCAATATAAAAACGGGGGATGCGAAATACCTGTTGCCATTTTCATATCAGCCAATAGTGTTTCCGAAAGTGAAGAATGATACGGTTTATTTTTCGGCTACCAGTGGCATCAATGATCGTTTATTTGCCATCAGCATACAATCGGGCAAATTGAATGCGCTGGCAGTTATTGGCCATAAAAAGTCAATTGGGAATTATCAACCCGCTATTGGCATTAATAAAATTGCCTGGGTTGGCTTTACATCCACAGGCTGGCAGGTGAATGAAGCTGATAAAAAGGATGTTAAATCAGACGAAATCTCGTCTGGTCGAATTCCGGGTACGCTGCCCGACCTGGCTATAACAGCCCTGCAACGCGATTCATCAGCCAACCTGTTAGCATCGGTAAAAAACGAACCGTTAGGCATATCAAATTATTCCAAGTCTTATCATTTGTTAAATTTTCACAGCCTTATCCCAAATATTAGCGACCCTAACTACGAAATATCTATAGCGGGAGAAAACGTGCTGAATACCCTGCAAACCAACCTCTCTTTCAACTATAACCGGGATGAGGGCTATAAGCAATTTGGGTTTGATGCAATTTATGGCGCTTTGTTTCCCTATATTTCAGCAGGAGCTAATTACACGGCAGAAAGGCGCGGATTTTACAAAGGGGCCAATGTTTACTGGAACGAAACCCAAATTAATGCCGGACTGCAGGTGCCGCTTAACTTATCGGCAGGTACGCACCTAACCGGTCTGCAGTTTGGCAGCGGGCTGGTTTATTCGCAAACCAGTTTTCAGCAGGCCTACCGGAGTATTTTTAATGACCGTTCATACCTGTATAGCAGTAATTTTATTTCTTTCAGCAATAGCACACAGCAGGCCCGCAAAAATATTTATCCCATGTTCGGCCAGCGGATCAGTTTGTCGTATAAGTCGGCTGTGTCCGGTTTAACAGCTAACCAGTTTTTAGCTTCGGGTAGTTTTTTCTTTCCGGGTTTGTTCACCAATCATAGCCTGGTGTTAAGCGCGGCACACCAGCAAAAAGGTAAAAATAATGTCATCAGTTTTTCTAATGATTTTCCCTTCTCCCGGGGGTACCAGGCAGAAAATCTGCATGATATGAATAACTGGAGGGCAAGTTACCAGTTGCCTATAGCCTACCCGGATGCTGGTTTCGCCAATGTTTTTTACCTGCTTCGCATCCGGGGGAACGCTTTTTATGACGATACCCGCGCTACCGATTTTTTCACCAGCGGCAAACAGTTTAAAGGTACTTTCCGGTCAACAGGCACGGAGGTGTTTTTTGATACCAAATTTTTTAACCAGGCATCCATAAGCTTTGGCTTAAGGTATAGCCGTTTGCTTGACGAAGATATTTTTGGTGGCAACGGGCGCAATAGGTTTGAACTTATTGTGCCGGTAACAATATTTTAAGTGTTAATAGTCTAATTTATAACCAGATGGAAAAATATGTCACCCTTAAAATAGCTGATGGTACCGATATGAAGGCCTACACAGCGCTCCCGCAGGTTGCCTTTGGCAAAACCAACCCCGGCTTAATTCTGGTTCAGGAAGCCTTTGGCGTAAACCACCATATTCGCGATATGGCCGACAGGTTTGCCGCACAGGGCTTTGTAGTGATAGCGCCGGAAATGTATCACCGTACGGCGCCGCCCTATTTTGAGGGCAGCTATGATAATTTTGAAGCCGTCAGATCGCACGCTATGGCACTGACCTTTGAAAATAATGAAGCTGATTTGAAAGCTGCGCACCGCTGGTTGTGCCATCATGAGCTGGTAAACCCTGAAAATATATGCAGCATAGGTTATTGCATGGGCGGGCGAATTTCGTTTTTAGCTAACGCTACGCTGCCAATAAAAGCAGGTGTTAGCTATTACAGCGGCAATATCCAGGCTCTGGCAGCCAGGGCGCCCGGCGTAAGTTGCAGGCACTTGTTTTTTTGGGGTGGACTTGATAAACATATCGGTCAGGACCAGGTAGATACGATCATTAACGCCATGGATGAGGCCGGTAAAGACTATGTTAATGTGAAATTCGCAAATGCCGACCATGGCTTTAATTGCGATGAGCGCAGCAGCTATCATGAAAAGGCTGCAAAGGAAGCCTGGGCCTTAACGCTTGCCTTTTTTAATAATGCTATAGCTTGATCAGTTAACCAGGTTCCTGCCTTCTTGAATTTCTGCTTATAATGATATCTTTGCAATTATGAAAAGGTTGATCCCTGCTTTATTAATAGGCTTGTTTTGTTTCGGATGCGCTTCAAACGCCAACTATAAACAAATAGCGGTTGAATATTTAAAAACCAAAGTTTCAAACGCCGCTTCGGTTGATACTATCCAATTTTTTAAACCCGATAGCATTTACACTACTTTTCACGATACCAAAGAATACAGGACCTTAATGCTTGGGCTTAATAATTTCTACATAAATGCGGATTCCGCTAATATCAAAGAAACTGAAGCAACAATCAGGCAGAAGGAAAAGACCTTTAAAAATGTTGTGGTTGGCTGGGATGTTAGACTGATCTACAAAGCAAAAGATAAAAAGGGTATGGTGAAAACAGACACTTGCCGTTTTATGTTCGATAGCACATTGAAAATTGTTAAGGACCTGAACGGGATGGATTTTTAATATTGCGTTACAATCTTTAATGCAATATCTCGTATTCACTAATCCGCAATCTCCGGTAATACTATCCTGAAGGTAGAACCAATGCCCACTTCGCTTTCTACCTCAATTTTGCCTTTGTGTTTTTCTATTATTTGTTTTACAATGCTTAAGCCGAGGCCTGTTGATTGCTCACCTTTTAATCCCGGGCGGCCTGCTTTTGAAAAGGGGGTGAAAATAACCGGCAGCATATCGGCCGGGATACCTTGGCCACGGTCCTTAACCTCTATAATAATCTGTTGATTGCCCCTGGTCAAAAATATTTCTATTTTGCTTTTTTCTTTAGAGAATTTTAACGCATTGCCTACCAGGTTATCCAGCACGCGGGTAAATTTCTCATAGTTTACCTCTGCAAAAGCGGGGCTTATTGAGCTGATTAGCTCAATTGTGTTTTTGGCTTCCCGATGAATTTTCCAAACGTCTATATTATCCCTTATCAAACCGTTTAGCTCGGTTTTTACGGTTGTAAAATCTCCAGAATTCTCATTCCGGGCAGACTCCAGCAGGTCGTCAATTATGGTACGGGCCCTTATGCACGAAGCTTTCATTAAATTCAGGGTGTCCTGTGTATCGGCATCAATATCGTCCATCTCCATCATCATAGCCAATGTTTCAACCGCCGCTATAGGATTACGCAGATCATGGGCAACAGTACCCAATAATTGACTTTTAAATGCGCTGCCGCGTTCAATTTCAAGGTTTTTCTCCTTTATCTCGTTCACCTGCATCCAAAAATTTGCTTTGTATGAGAAAAAGTACCTTGATATAAGGTAAAAGCCGCCCAGCAGTATAAAAGACACCAACTGGTTGTAGATCATTTCGGTAGGGTCAGTATGGCTAAAGGTTAGCAGCGACGTAAATAATACTTCAACAGCCACCATGAGCATAATTGTTTCATAAACCTCGAAAACGCATAAAATGCTAATGATGATAAGCGATATAAGGTAAAGTGTTAACGCATTGCGCGGGTTGGCTGTAGCAATAAAACTACTGAACATACCGCAAAGGATGATGTAAAGCGAAAACGAAAAAACAAACAAGGACATTATGGCAGTAGTTGCTTTGTTTTTCCTAAAGTTCTCAATTAAAAAGTTACTGATGATATAAAATAGCAGCGCCGAGATCATGAATACCCAGTTGGCAATATTAAACTCCGGGAAGTTTTCGGCCCGCGTAAGGCTAAGCGGAAAAATGAAGTACAATAACCGTATTATGGCATTTAATATTAAAAATATAATGCTCCCCACGCGCACAGCAGCCAGGTTTTGACTGGTGTAGTAGTTGCGGTAGGCATTTTTATATTTACCGGGTAAGTTTTTAAAAAGGTGTTTATCCACAATCAAGGTTATTCTTAGGCTATAGCAAAAGTATGCTTTTTTGACTAAGAAAGCGGCAATAAATATCAAATTACCCGCAATGACAAAGTAGCGGTTGGTTTTGTTTTGTAATGACAAATTAGCATTTTTAGGAATATGGCAGGTGATTTGATTACTTATGTTGGTTGAGTGGAATGGGTAGATAAAGTTGCCCTTTCGGCCCATTTAAAACAAAATACATCGCTATGAATTTTAACAATTTTACCATAAAAGCCCAGGAAGCAGTCCAAAAGGCTTCGGAAATTGCCTCTGGGAACCAGCAGCAGGCCATTGAAACTGCGCACCTGCTTAAAGGATTACTATTGGTTGATGAAAACGTAATCTCATATTTGCTCAAAAAACTGAACGTCAACCTGAACCGTTTAAACGTTACGTTGGATGAGCAGATCGCTTCATTTCCAAAAGTTAGCGGCAGCAACGTTTACCTGTCATCCGGTTCAAATTCAGCTTTGCAAAAAGCAACAGCATACCTTAAGGAGTTTAAGGATGAGTTTGTATCTGTTGAGCATATTTTGCTGGGCATTTTATCTGTTAATGATAAAACCAGTACAGCATTAAAGGATT of Mucilaginibacter xinganensis contains these proteins:
- a CDS encoding sensor histidine kinase, with protein sequence MDKHLFKNLPGKYKNAYRNYYTSQNLAAVRVGSIIFLILNAIIRLLYFIFPLSLTRAENFPEFNIANWVFMISALLFYIISNFLIENFRKNKATTAIMSLFVFSFSLYIILCGMFSSFIATANPRNALTLYLISLIIISILCVFEVYETIMLMVAVEVLFTSLLTFSHTDPTEMIYNQLVSFILLGGFYLISRYFFSYKANFWMQVNEIKEKNLEIERGSAFKSQLLGTVAHDLRNPIAAVETLAMMMEMDDIDADTQDTLNLMKASCIRARTIIDDLLESARNENSGDFTTVKTELNGLIRDNIDVWKIHREAKNTIELISSISPAFAEVNYEKFTRVLDNLVGNALKFSKEKSKIEIFLTRGNQQIIIEVKDRGQGIPADMLPVIFTPFSKAGRPGLKGEQSTGLGLSIVKQIIEKHKGKIEVESEVGIGSTFRIVLPEIAD
- a CDS encoding dienelactone hydrolase family protein, with translation MEKYVTLKIADGTDMKAYTALPQVAFGKTNPGLILVQEAFGVNHHIRDMADRFAAQGFVVIAPEMYHRTAPPYFEGSYDNFEAVRSHAMALTFENNEADLKAAHRWLCHHELVNPENICSIGYCMGGRISFLANATLPIKAGVSYYSGNIQALAARAPGVSCRHLFFWGGLDKHIGQDQVDTIINAMDEAGKDYVNVKFANADHGFNCDERSSYHEKAAKEAWALTLAFFNNAIA
- a CDS encoding TolB family protein, coding for MKRCHRFIHLLLILNAVAGIAKAQTFGGNPPSIKWKQVNTPAAKVIFPVGLDSMALRVANIVQQMNGAIQPTIGYEQKQVSIVMQNQTTVANAYVGLAPFRSEFYLTPEQNSFDLGSLPWNAQLAIHEFRHVQQYNNFNVGVSHLLKVIFGEGGQALGNALSVPDWFFEGDAVFNETHVSEQGRGRLPYFFNGFRSLWAEGKDYSYMKIRNGSYRDFVPDWYPLGYMQVAYGREQYGDDFWKKVTHDAAAFKGGVYPMQRAIKKYSGKTFTQFRNEGLAHFRQQFVSDTAGRDKNTPKHFDADRQYPAFVNDSTVIYTKSSYDHVPVFVIRNGGKEKNIGVRGLSVDDYFDYHDGKVIYSGYRPDARWGYRNFSELILLDTKTGKEQRLTRKTKYFSPSFSNDGKTIVTVEEASSGKSDLHLINTADGKLLAVIPNKQNLYYTFPVFYGDDRVISAVRNSKGKMSLALINIKTGDAKYLLPFSYQPIVFPKVKNDTVYFSATSGINDRLFAISIQSGKLNALAVIGHKKSIGNYQPAIGINKIAWVGFTSTGWQVNEADKKDVKSDEISSGRIPGTLPDLAITALQRDSSANLLASVKNEPLGISNYSKSYHLLNFHSLIPNISDPNYEISIAGENVLNTLQTNLSFNYNRDEGYKQFGFDAIYGALFPYISAGANYTAERRGFYKGANVYWNETQINAGLQVPLNLSAGTHLTGLQFGSGLVYSQTSFQQAYRSIFNDRSYLYSSNFISFSNSTQQARKNIYPMFGQRISLSYKSAVSGLTANQFLASGSFFFPGLFTNHSLVLSAAHQQKGKNNVISFSNDFPFSRGYQAENLHDMNNWRASYQLPIAYPDAGFANVFYLLRIRGNAFYDDTRATDFFTSGKQFKGTFRSTGTEVFFDTKFFNQASISFGLRYSRLLDEDIFGGNGRNRFELIVPVTIF